The following DNA comes from Antricoccus suffuscus.
TCGGCGATGTTGGCTGGCGGCGGCAAGATCACCACGGTCGGCGCGGAGGCGGTCGCGCAGGCGCCAAAGGGACCACCGGTCGGGATACCGGGCGCACCGGACGTGCTTCCGCGCTCAGAGCAGTTCGCGCATGGCCCCTGGACTGTCTGTGCGACAGCGGATCCGCAGCGGTTGCACCTGATCATCGGGTTGCCGCCTCCTAAGCCGCTCGCCGCCGGCACGGCCGCCGTCATCCGAGATAGCGCGGGGGCCGCGTGGCTTCTGGCTGCGGACGGGCGTTATCGGCTGCCCGCCCAGACGCAGGCGATTCTGGGGCTGAGCGATTCGCCGAGTGTCGTGCTGTCCGACGACCTGTTGGGCGTAATACCGATCCGTGCCACAGCAATATCGACGAGTTCGGGCTCCCCGTTCGACCTGATCGTGCAGCCCGAGTCCCCGCTGTGCCTGTCTATTCCCGAGGACGGCACGGGGCCGACGTCAGTCGCGCTCCCGGCCACCGTCCCTGCGCGGGAGGGCATCGCCGCCGTCGCGGTCGGCGGACCGGGCACCGCGGAGTCGGCCACTATCGCCGGCAGCGGCGCGTTGGTGTATGACGGCGACGTACCGGAGCCAGATCGGGTCTACTGGTTGGTGACCGACAGCGCAATGAGCTACCGATTTGTCTCCCAAGATGCCGTCCGCGGGCTCGGGTACGACGTCGGGAGTGCGCGCGCGGTCCCGGCCGCACTGATAGCCCTGTTCCCCTCAGGTCCGGCGCTCGATCCGAAGGCCGCCGCATCGACTGGGTAGCGTGACGGCGCGGTGTCCGCCGACTCGTCTCCTGGTCGCAAGTCACCCGCGATAGCCTGTGATGAACGTGTCAAACGGTGAGGACGAAATATGAGCGAGATCGAACCATCAGCCAACATCGGAGTCGTCGGGCTCGCCGTCATGGGGTCCAACCTTGCCCGCAACCTAGCCAGTCGCGAAGGCAACACGGTCGCCGTTTACAACCGGACCACGGCTAAGACCGACGCGCTCCTCGAAGCGCATCCGGAAGCCGGTTTCGTGCACACCGCCACTGTGCAGGAGTTCGCCGACTCGCTGCAGAAGCCGCGCACCGCGATCATCATGGTCAAGGCCGGTCGCCCAACCGACGCGGTCATCGACGAGTTGTGCGAGGTTTTCGAGGCTGGTGACGTCATTGTGGACGGCGGCAACTCGTTGTTCACCGACACGATCCGGCGCGAAAAGGCGGTGCGCGAGACCGGCATCAACTTCGTCGGGTGCGGTATCTCGGGTGGTGAGGAGGGCGCACTCAAGGGCCCGTCGCTGATGCCAGGCGGATCTGTCGAGGGATACAAGACACTCGGGCCGATCCTTTCCACGATTGCTGCCGTCGCCGAGGGGGAACCTTGCGTGACCCATGTCGGCACGGATGGTGCGGGCCACTTCGTGAAGATGGTCCACAACGGTATTGAGTACGCCGACATGCAGTTGATCGGTGAGGCCTACGACTTGATCCGGCAAGGCACGGGGGCCTCGCCGGCGCAGATCGCCGACATATTCGGGAAGTGGAACGACGGAGAGCTCAACAGCTACCTGATCGAGATTACGGCAGAGGTGCTTCGTCAGACCGACGCAGAGACGGGCAAAGCGCTCGTCGATGTGATCGTCGACCAAGCCGGCGCGAAGGGGACCGGTGCATGGACCGTCCAGACCGCGCTCGATCTAGGTATTCCGGTGTCCGGCATCGCTGAGGCGGTGTTTGCGCGGTCGCTGTCCTCGAAGCCGAAGCAGCGCGCCGTTACGGGCGATCTGCCCGGCCCGTCAGCGTCGGCGGTCGACGACGCTGAAGCGTTCATCGAGGACGTCCGGCTCGCACTGTTCGCGTCCAAGATCGTCGCCTACTCGCAAGGGTTCGACCTGATCGTTCAGGGTGCCGAAGAATACGACTGGGACATCAAAAAGGGCGATATAGCAGCGATCTGGCGTGGCGGCTGCATTATCAGGGCGCAGTTCCTGAATCGGATCACCGACGCGTACGCCGATGAGCCGGACCTCGTCGCGTTGCTGTCCGCGCCGTACTTCCGCGAGGCACTGACCGCGGCGCAGGACGGCTGGCGGCGCGTCGTCGTCGCCGCCGCGCAGTCCGGCATTCCCGCACCGGCGTTCTCCTCGTCGCTGGCGTACTACGACGGTCTGCGGGCAGAACGCCTGCCGGCCGCGCTGGTGCAGGGGCAGCGCGATTTCTTTGGTGCACATACTTACAAGCGGACCGACAAAGAAGGCACCTTCCACACCCTGTGGTCCGGTGATCGTTCGGAGGTCACAGCCGAGGACACCCACTGATACGGACGCGCGCTGACCTGCTGAATGCGTCGCGAGTTACGATCCGCTCATGACTACTCCATCGCAGGCAGCGCCCGTCCCGTCATTGAGTCGCTCGATCACCGGCGAGGTCGCTATCGTGACCGGTTCGGCGAGCGGTATGGGTCGCGCGACTGCCCAACTGTTTGCATCCGAAGGCGCGAAGGTCGTCATCGCTGACCTAGGCGAGGACCGAGTGGCGGCCGTCGTCGACGACATCAACGAGCGGTTCGGCGCAGACAGTGCACTTGGCGTCGTCACCGACGTGGCCGACCGCGACCACCTCAAGCACCTTGTCAGCCAGGCCATCGAGTGGGCCGGGCGGCTCGACATCGTGGTCAACAACGCGGGCGTCTCGATCCGCAACTCCACCGTGATGGACGAAGAGGAGTTCGAGGAGATCTGGAGCAAGACGCTTGACGTCAACCTCACCGCGCAGATCCGTCTCGTTCGGCTGGCGCTGCCGCATCTGCTCAAGTCGCCGTCGCCGCGGATCATTAACATCGCCTCCACGGAGGCGATCGTGGCGCAGCGCGGCATTCTTGCGTACGCCGCGTCCAAGG
Coding sequences within:
- a CDS encoding type VII secretion protein EccB, encoding MTTPAAEAEAQSYAARRRTAALLSGDPDLTRDPIRRARRTAVASLVLACVTVAAVALVGFMTGLSTAEIPDNGSIAVKGSTDRYVVIDGVVHPALNLGSAMLAGGGKITTVGAEAVAQAPKGPPVGIPGAPDVLPRSEQFAHGPWTVCATADPQRLHLIIGLPPPKPLAAGTAAVIRDSAGAAWLLAADGRYRLPAQTQAILGLSDSPSVVLSDDLLGVIPIRATAISTSSGSPFDLIVQPESPLCLSIPEDGTGPTSVALPATVPAREGIAAVAVGGPGTAESATIAGSGALVYDGDVPEPDRVYWLVTDSAMSYRFVSQDAVRGLGYDVGSARAVPAALIALFPSGPALDPKAAASTG
- the gndA gene encoding NADP-dependent phosphogluconate dehydrogenase translates to MSEIEPSANIGVVGLAVMGSNLARNLASREGNTVAVYNRTTAKTDALLEAHPEAGFVHTATVQEFADSLQKPRTAIIMVKAGRPTDAVIDELCEVFEAGDVIVDGGNSLFTDTIRREKAVRETGINFVGCGISGGEEGALKGPSLMPGGSVEGYKTLGPILSTIAAVAEGEPCVTHVGTDGAGHFVKMVHNGIEYADMQLIGEAYDLIRQGTGASPAQIADIFGKWNDGELNSYLIEITAEVLRQTDAETGKALVDVIVDQAGAKGTGAWTVQTALDLGIPVSGIAEAVFARSLSSKPKQRAVTGDLPGPSASAVDDAEAFIEDVRLALFASKIVAYSQGFDLIVQGAEEYDWDIKKGDIAAIWRGGCIIRAQFLNRITDAYADEPDLVALLSAPYFREALTAAQDGWRRVVVAAAQSGIPAPAFSSSLAYYDGLRAERLPAALVQGQRDFFGAHTYKRTDKEGTFHTLWSGDRSEVTAEDTH
- a CDS encoding SDR family NAD(P)-dependent oxidoreductase — encoded protein: MTTPSQAAPVPSLSRSITGEVAIVTGSASGMGRATAQLFASEGAKVVIADLGEDRVAAVVDDINERFGADSALGVVTDVADRDHLKHLVSQAIEWAGRLDIVVNNAGVSIRNSTVMDEEEFEEIWSKTLDVNLTAQIRLVRLALPHLLKSPSPRIINIASTEAIVAQRGILAYAASKAGVTGLTKSLAVELGYQGVTVNCICPGPINTGMTEKYPAEDKARYAKARVPLRRYGLAEEVAQMTLNLCLPASSFVTGAVIPVDGGLTIRHT